A single Mangrovimonas sp. YM274 DNA region contains:
- a CDS encoding 3-deoxy-D-manno-octulosonic acid transferase, which produces MNLLYNLGIFLTGIVLKIIALFNPKIKLGVEGRANTFKILKQSILPEDKTLWFHCASLGEYEQGLPVFKKLRVLYPNHKVVLSFFSPSGYEIRKNSEIADSVVYLPLDSKSKAKKFVDLVHPEITVFVKYDIWPNVLNELEKRHLKAFLISANFRPQQSYFKFYGEFMRQALKSFDHIFVQNESSKVLLDSIGITQTSVTGDTRFDRVSDQLNQDNNLPFINEFKQDALCVVIGSSWPEDEALLIPHINAHASENVKYIIAPHNIKPNLIADLKAQITAKTVLFSEKEDKNLSDYSVLIVDTIGLLTKIYAYADIAYVGGAMGKTGLHNILEPSVFGVPVIIGKNYQKFPEAHNMIAHGGVQSISSHSQLDSTLTQLIENENQRKQLGFLNTEFVKKNKDAVIQIINYIRK; this is translated from the coding sequence GTGAATTTATTATATAATTTAGGGATTTTCCTCACGGGAATTGTATTAAAAATCATTGCACTTTTCAATCCAAAAATAAAATTGGGCGTTGAGGGAAGAGCCAACACTTTTAAAATTCTAAAACAATCCATCCTTCCTGAAGATAAAACTCTTTGGTTTCACTGTGCTTCTTTGGGAGAATATGAACAAGGACTGCCCGTTTTTAAAAAGTTACGGGTACTGTACCCAAATCACAAGGTAGTTTTAAGCTTCTTTTCGCCCTCAGGCTATGAAATCCGAAAGAATTCCGAAATCGCAGATAGTGTGGTTTACTTGCCTCTAGACTCTAAAAGCAAGGCCAAAAAATTCGTGGATTTGGTGCACCCAGAAATCACTGTATTCGTAAAATATGATATTTGGCCTAACGTGTTAAATGAATTGGAAAAGCGCCACCTTAAAGCCTTTTTAATATCGGCCAACTTCAGACCTCAACAGTCCTATTTTAAATTTTATGGTGAATTTATGAGACAGGCTCTTAAAAGCTTTGACCATATTTTTGTTCAAAATGAAAGTTCCAAAGTACTTCTAGATTCAATTGGAATCACTCAAACAAGTGTTACAGGCGACACAAGATTCGATCGCGTTTCCGACCAACTCAACCAAGACAACAATTTACCATTTATAAATGAATTCAAGCAGGATGCGCTTTGTGTGGTCATTGGCAGTTCATGGCCAGAGGACGAAGCGCTTCTTATTCCGCACATTAATGCCCATGCTTCTGAAAACGTAAAATACATCATCGCTCCTCATAACATCAAACCAAATTTAATTGCCGACTTAAAAGCACAGATTACAGCAAAAACGGTTCTATTTTCTGAAAAAGAAGACAAGAATCTTTCGGATTATTCCGTATTGATCGTTGACACTATAGGTCTATTGACCAAAATATATGCCTACGCAGATATTGCCTATGTAGGTGGAGCCATGGGTAAAACAGGACTTCACAACATCCTCGAACCTTCTGTTTTTGGAGTTCCCGTAATTATTGGCAAAAACTACCAAAAGTTCCCAGAGGCCCATAACATGATTGCACATGGTGGGGTTCAATCAATTTCTTCACATTCCCAACTTGACAGTACCTTAACCCAACTTATTGAAAATGAAAACCAAAGAAAGCAATTAGGTTTTTTAAACACAGAATTCGTCAAAAAAAATAAGGACGCTGTCATCCAAATCATAAATTATATTCGTAAATAG
- a CDS encoding DegT/DnrJ/EryC1/StrS aminotransferase family protein, whose amino-acid sequence MKKIQMVDLKGQYAKIKDVVDTSIQEVLDNTAYINGPKVHEFQANLEQYLNVKHVIPCANGTDALQIAMMGLGLKPGDEVITADFTFAATVEVIALLQLTPVLVDVDLENFNIDIEAIKKAITPKTKAIVPVHLFGQCANMEAIMEIAKEHNLFVIEDNAQAIGANYTYSDGTKVKAGTIGNVGATSFFPSKNLGCYGDGGAIFTNDDDLAHTIRGIVNHGMYERYHHDVVGVNSRLDSVQAAVLNAKLPKLDAYNKARQTAAVAYNKAFEGQANIIIPKTVSDCCEGICDGCDCHVFHQYTLRVLNTDRDALAKHLNENGIPCGVYYPIPLHLQKAYKDERYKEEDFKVTNQLVKEVISLPMHTELDAEQIDFITTTVINFINK is encoded by the coding sequence ATGAAAAAAATACAAATGGTAGACCTTAAAGGTCAATATGCCAAAATAAAAGATGTCGTGGATACTTCCATTCAGGAAGTTTTGGATAATACAGCCTATATAAACGGACCTAAGGTCCATGAGTTTCAAGCTAATTTAGAACAATACCTTAATGTAAAACATGTGATTCCTTGTGCTAATGGAACCGATGCCCTGCAGATTGCCATGATGGGATTGGGATTAAAACCAGGAGATGAGGTTATTACTGCTGATTTTACGTTTGCAGCAACTGTTGAGGTGATTGCACTTTTGCAATTGACGCCTGTTTTGGTGGACGTGGACCTTGAAAATTTCAATATTGATATTGAGGCTATCAAAAAGGCGATCACTCCAAAAACTAAGGCGATTGTTCCTGTGCATCTATTCGGGCAATGCGCTAATATGGAGGCTATTATGGAAATTGCGAAAGAACATAATTTGTTTGTGATAGAAGACAATGCGCAAGCCATTGGGGCAAATTATACCTATAGCGATGGAACAAAAGTTAAGGCAGGAACCATTGGCAATGTGGGGGCAACTTCGTTTTTCCCTTCCAAGAACTTAGGCTGTTATGGGGATGGAGGAGCCATCTTTACAAACGATGATGACTTGGCCCATACTATTAGAGGAATTGTAAATCATGGTATGTACGAGCGCTACCACCATGATGTGGTAGGGGTGAACTCTAGGTTAGATTCTGTTCAAGCAGCCGTGCTGAATGCAAAATTACCAAAGCTAGATGCTTACAACAAAGCAAGACAAACAGCGGCAGTGGCCTATAACAAGGCTTTTGAAGGACAAGCTAATATCATTATTCCAAAAACGGTGAGCGATTGTTGTGAAGGTATTTGCGATGGTTGCGATTGTCATGTATTTCATCAATATACTTTGAGGGTTTTGAATACGGATAGAGATGCTTTGGCAAAACACTTAAATGAGAATGGAATTCCTTGTGGCGTATATTACCCAATTCCTTTGCACTTGCAAAAGGCATACAAGGATGAGAGGTACAAGGAGGAAGACTTTAAGGTTACCAACCAATTAGTTAAGGAGGTGATTTCCTTACCTATGCACACAGAATTGGATGCGGAGCAAATTGACTTTATTACAACAACAGTTATTAATTTTATAAACAAATAA
- the galE gene encoding UDP-glucose 4-epimerase GalE, producing MKVLVTGGLGFIGSHTVVELQNKGFEVVIIDNLSNSSIEVLDGIEAISGVRPLFEELDLKEKSRVEEFFKAHKDIVGVIHFAASKAVGESVNEPLMYYENNLNTLIYVLKSVLHLDSANFIFSSSCTVYGQADELPILESAPVKPAESPYGNTKQIGEEIIVDTCKVRSNLNAISLRYFNPIGAHASAKIGELPLGVPQNLVPFITQTAAGLREQLAVFGDDYPTPDGTCIRDYIHVVDLAKAHVVALQRLLEKKNPENYEVFNIGTGKGSSVLEVIQSFEKVTGLKLNYKIAERRAGDVIQAFADTSKSNEVLGWKAELSLDDAMESAWKWEKHIRNI from the coding sequence ATGAAAGTACTGGTAACAGGAGGACTCGGGTTTATTGGCTCGCACACGGTCGTAGAATTGCAAAATAAAGGTTTTGAAGTAGTCATTATAGATAATCTTTCTAACTCCTCTATTGAGGTTTTGGATGGTATCGAGGCTATTTCGGGAGTAAGACCTTTGTTTGAGGAATTGGACTTAAAGGAAAAGTCAAGAGTAGAAGAATTCTTCAAAGCGCATAAGGACATTGTTGGTGTGATTCATTTTGCCGCTAGTAAGGCTGTTGGAGAAAGTGTCAATGAACCATTGATGTATTACGAAAACAACTTGAATACGTTAATCTATGTTCTGAAATCGGTACTTCATTTGGATTCTGCCAATTTCATTTTTAGTTCTTCATGTACCGTTTATGGACAAGCGGATGAGCTGCCAATTTTAGAAAGTGCCCCTGTAAAACCAGCAGAATCGCCTTATGGAAATACCAAGCAAATAGGGGAGGAAATTATTGTTGATACTTGTAAGGTAAGATCAAACTTAAATGCTATTTCCCTTCGTTATTTCAATCCAATTGGGGCGCATGCCAGTGCAAAAATTGGAGAGTTGCCACTGGGCGTACCTCAAAATTTAGTACCTTTTATCACACAAACGGCAGCAGGCCTTAGAGAGCAATTGGCTGTTTTTGGAGATGATTATCCAACGCCAGACGGTACTTGTATTAGAGACTATATCCATGTGGTAGATTTAGCAAAAGCCCATGTAGTAGCTTTACAGCGTCTTTTGGAGAAGAAGAACCCTGAAAATTATGAAGTGTTCAATATAGGAACAGGTAAGGGAAGTTCTGTTTTGGAAGTGATCCAATCTTTTGAAAAGGTGACTGGTCTTAAATTGAATTATAAAATTGCCGAGAGAAGAGCGGGAGACGTCATCCAAGCCTTTGCAGATACCTCTAAGTCCAATGAAGTATTGGGTTGGAAAGCAGAATTGAGCCTTGACGATGCCATGGAGTCTGCTTGGAAGTGGGAAAAGCACATCAGGAACATTTAA
- a CDS encoding amidohydrolase family protein, translating into MRHFISLCILLLSFSVTGQDLYLHCGKLVDTKAEKVLTNKTVVVSGNKIVSVKNGFVIPKSKKDSVIDLKDKTVMPGLIDMHVHIEHETNPKAYLERYTLNEADVAFNSTQYAKVTLMSGFTTVRDLGGSGVNVSLRNAINSGTVIGPRIFTAEKALATTGGHADPTNGNNRELVGNPGPKEGVVNGVEDAKKAVRQRYKNGADLIKITATGGVLSVAKSGQNPQFTLEEIKAICDTAKDYGFHVAAHAHGDEGMQRAILGGVKTIEHGTLMSDETMELMKKHDVYLVPTITAGKTVSEKAKIPGYYPEVIVGKALDIGPKIQTTFGKAYKKGVGIAFGTDAGVFIHGENGKEFAYMVEAGMPAIETLKCATVTNAMLLNMQNELGQIKEGYLADIIATNDDPTENIATMENVVFVMKSGEIYKSTAP; encoded by the coding sequence ATGAGACATTTTATTTCCTTGTGCATCCTGTTACTTTCATTTTCAGTAACCGGACAAGACCTCTATTTACATTGTGGGAAGCTGGTAGATACGAAAGCCGAAAAAGTTTTGACCAACAAAACGGTGGTTGTTTCAGGAAATAAAATCGTCTCAGTAAAAAATGGTTTTGTAATCCCAAAATCGAAAAAGGATTCGGTGATAGACTTAAAGGACAAAACGGTCATGCCGGGCCTTATAGATATGCATGTGCATATTGAGCATGAAACTAATCCAAAAGCCTATTTGGAGCGTTATACCCTTAACGAAGCAGATGTAGCCTTCAATTCTACACAATATGCCAAGGTTACTTTAATGTCGGGTTTTACCACGGTTAGGGATTTGGGTGGCTCGGGAGTGAATGTGTCTTTACGAAATGCCATCAATTCAGGAACAGTTATTGGTCCACGCATTTTTACTGCGGAAAAGGCTTTGGCAACCACAGGAGGTCATGCTGATCCTACCAATGGAAACAACAGAGAACTCGTTGGAAATCCTGGCCCTAAGGAAGGTGTGGTGAATGGGGTTGAGGATGCCAAAAAAGCGGTGAGACAGCGTTATAAAAATGGTGCTGATTTAATAAAGATAACTGCGACAGGTGGCGTATTGAGTGTTGCCAAAAGTGGACAAAATCCACAATTTACGTTAGAAGAAATAAAGGCCATTTGCGACACAGCAAAGGATTATGGTTTTCATGTGGCAGCTCATGCCCATGGCGATGAAGGAATGCAACGTGCTATTTTGGGAGGTGTTAAAACCATAGAACACGGTACCTTAATGAGTGATGAAACTATGGAGCTCATGAAAAAGCATGATGTATATCTAGTGCCTACTATTACGGCAGGAAAAACAGTTTCGGAAAAGGCTAAAATTCCAGGGTATTATCCCGAAGTTATTGTTGGAAAGGCTTTGGATATCGGACCGAAAATTCAAACTACTTTTGGAAAAGCCTACAAAAAAGGTGTTGGAATAGCTTTTGGTACGGATGCCGGAGTGTTTATCCATGGCGAGAATGGTAAGGAGTTTGCTTACATGGTAGAAGCAGGAATGCCTGCCATAGAAACTTTAAAATGTGCTACAGTAACCAACGCCATGTTATTAAACATGCAAAACGAATTGGGTCAGATTAAAGAAGGTTATTTGGCAGACATAATTGCTACAAATGATGACCCAACAGAAAACATTGCTACTATGGAAAATGTAGTCTTTGTAATGAAATCGGGTGAAATCTATAAATCTACTGCACCCTGA
- a CDS encoding AraC family transcriptional regulator yields MHSYRTILPFKVLVHYYHLAIWICLLSAVGVNASTLMESNVGVPSVHTAHDSVLGFKEKSMVYANLNQPLPAVKFLEKYIRNSADFTAMNFKEYDKIRNSKEFEVLSESFEPKMTVLSFIYLYIALIGFFIAIVLNFSKKNDRWAKILISGFLGVHSLFILEFVLYNTNYQYKYIHTYLMSSSVALLYGPLLYFYFKRITQNYQFKAIDLLHLLPVIALMFILVPIYSLPALEKLKIIMGTSTLYAKTDFLYLIFIPKLLSLVIYGALIRRLYFSSKQKETIANQELANQWKDNLYKIHVVYVLSYFIYGISISGVIGQGLNIIYQSQVISMSLMVLYIASMVYIQPKVFASSGIKLKPSLKKDKYKKSGLTTSFSNELKDTLMKLLLDEKIYRDSSLNLEKLSEKLDTSRHNTSQIINEHFNENFFELVNDFRIQEAKELLEISNPKSKMNISEIFYEVGFNNKVTFNNAFKKRTGITPSQYRKENS; encoded by the coding sequence ATGCATTCTTATCGAACAATATTACCCTTTAAGGTACTCGTACATTATTATCACCTAGCTATTTGGATTTGTCTTTTAAGTGCTGTGGGAGTGAATGCTTCCACTTTAATGGAGTCTAATGTTGGAGTGCCTTCTGTTCATACAGCTCATGATTCTGTGCTTGGATTTAAAGAAAAATCCATGGTCTATGCCAATCTAAATCAACCATTGCCTGCTGTAAAGTTTCTTGAAAAATATATTAGAAATTCTGCTGATTTTACGGCCATGAATTTTAAAGAATATGATAAAATCCGTAATTCCAAAGAATTCGAAGTTTTATCTGAAAGCTTTGAGCCAAAGATGACGGTGCTATCATTCATTTACCTTTATATTGCTTTAATAGGTTTTTTTATAGCTATAGTTTTAAATTTTTCAAAAAAGAATGATCGATGGGCCAAAATTTTGATCAGTGGTTTTTTGGGGGTGCATTCACTTTTCATTTTAGAATTTGTGCTTTACAATACTAATTATCAATATAAATACATACATACTTACCTTATGTCATCTTCGGTAGCTTTATTGTATGGACCATTACTATATTTTTATTTTAAAAGGATTACACAAAACTACCAGTTTAAAGCAATTGATTTGTTACATCTTCTTCCAGTAATCGCACTGATGTTTATTTTGGTGCCCATATATAGTTTGCCTGCTCTGGAAAAACTAAAAATTATTATGGGAACCAGTACACTATATGCGAAGACGGATTTTTTATACCTTATATTTATACCAAAGCTACTGTCCCTAGTTATTTATGGTGCTTTAATAAGACGATTGTATTTTAGTTCAAAACAAAAAGAAACAATCGCCAATCAAGAATTAGCCAATCAATGGAAGGATAACCTTTATAAAATTCATGTGGTGTACGTGCTGTCTTATTTTATTTATGGGATCAGTATTAGTGGTGTAATTGGTCAGGGCTTGAACATTATATACCAATCACAAGTTATCTCTATGTCTTTAATGGTGCTCTACATAGCTTCCATGGTGTATATTCAACCAAAGGTGTTTGCTAGTTCTGGTATTAAACTAAAGCCTTCCCTAAAAAAAGATAAATACAAAAAATCGGGTTTAACAACCTCTTTTTCCAATGAACTTAAGGACACGCTTATGAAGCTTCTTTTGGATGAAAAAATCTATAGGGACAGTTCTTTAAATCTTGAAAAGTTATCCGAAAAATTGGACACATCACGTCATAATACCTCTCAAATCATTAATGAGCATTTTAATGAAAACTTTTTTGAATTGGTAAATGATTTTAGAATCCAGGAAGCTAAGGAGCTTTTGGAAATTTCAAATCCAAAATCCAAAATGAATATCAGCGAGATTTTCTACGAGGTAGGTTTCAATAATAAGGTTACCTTTAATAATGCCTTTAAAAAACGAACAGGGATTACCCCATCACAATATAGAAAAGAAAATTCCTAA